The DNA sequence ACTTCATATTTTCGCCCTTTTTTCACACTCAAACTTCACCACAGCTGCTCTGGGACGCTTGCTTTGACACTTGAGGAGCTTAATACGcgtttaaatgttatatttatacagctttttttgtttgaaatcGAGGGAACTCAACTCtaacccccctcctctccttttttttttttttttttgtggagctGTAGTTGCCACACTAGCTCTTAGAGGAGTTGGCTGGCTAAGTTTGCCTCTTATTTAACCacatatttaacactttataCATTAATTTAACCTGCTCATAACACACTATGCTCATCATGAGGTTACCATGTGTAGTTTCAGCTTGGTGAGTCGCttatttttcagcttttttgggggcttttttcCTGCCTCAGTCTCGAGCTAATCTGCATTTGTTAGCTCACACAGTTGATACTGAGCCTGTAAACTGGTGACTTTTGTGCTATTTAAAACTTTCCTGCATCCTTTAGTAGCTGATTTAACTCCTTATAACGTTATATTAACTGTTTTTAATCGTGTTTATGTTATTAGATGGTTATAAATGCTTAAAAACTGGCATTATATAACATGTAGAGTGTATGTAATGATAGGCCCTGTAGCTCCTGATCATGGCCTCATGATATCTCCAGATGGCTTCAGGACactttttataatttaatctttttaattttcatcaTCTTATAAAACCTACTGTATATATTCTTAATGTCAGacactttaaatgtgtttaaatctataataatctaataattttggtctttttttctgtctttgtcttttgcAGCTGAGCCATAAATACAGTCAacatcatgtccagacgcaggTAAGCATCTGTGGTTCAAACACTGGTCTGGGGGCCAACAAGGGGTCCTGAATATCTGTATAAAGAGGATTAGTAAAGGATAAAGTGGGGGAAGGCACGGCTGCAATTATAAACACAATAGTGATcgaataaatgtaaatattcagaTTACGACAGCAGAAGTGACGTTTGTTGTTAGGAgttaaaatgaaattgaaagAACTAAACTAACAAAAATAGATCAATTATGTGTTTAAATTTGAGGTATAAGACAGTTTTAGGATTACTTAAACTTAGAGCTGCAACTCATGATGGTTTTCATAGTCCatgaacctttttttatttggtttattgattcattgattagtagTTTGGTTatgaaaatgttagaaaatgaaGGTTCTTATGTCCCAAAGTACAACGTGACGTATTAATATATCTTCTTTTGTTCTGGTCAATAGTCCAACATCCCAAATATatccagtttactgtcacagagagcAAATAAAACCATCACATATTAAATCACAATCACAATTTAACCCATAAAGTAGTTGGTGcctaatatttaatatttgaggGATTATCAACGAATCATTTTAGctgtttaattcatgtttatacCAACAATTAGAACAAAGCTACTTCCTGTATTTAAGGTTAAATGGTTCAATGATATTTAGTTAAAGAGTAAAATTAagaacatatatttaaatgaagCTCAGCTGTGGCTCTGAATCCTTTGTTACAgtcaaagctgtttttttattgattatttatggAGAtggttgttttaattttaatgttaataaatcaGCTTCTTTTGTCTCTAAAGCTCAAACATCAGGAAAGTTTATTTGTTTAACTTATATATCATATCTGGTTTGTGCCTTTTTATTGTGTCTTTTTCATGTCTCGTTTATATATGACACAGTAAATCAATATgttggtgattaatttaatatttagggAGTAATCtgctaatcattgcagctctgttTGCACCTTTTAGGAGTTTATATGCAgcttaaaatacatcaaataaaactGTTAATGATCAAAATTAAggttttagatagatagatgcatagatataCTTGTTTTATAGCAGCTACatccacatttaaaacatccaataaagaagaaaaatatgacTAAAAATGACCTAAAAGTTCCACTtattcaaaaaaatatatacataaatcaTAAAGTAGTGTTTCTGGCCTTTAATAACAGATACTTCCTTCTTATTTCCACGGTGTTTCTCATGTTTAAACCTGAGcatgtgattattattttttatatttatatgtattttgtgtttttccgTCAGCGATCGCATCACACTGCAGGTCAGAGATTCAAACACACCTGAACCCACGGTGAGAGCAGCGCTgaggaaaaggaagacagaggtttgttgattttaaataaataagaatacaAAAATGTGATTCATTAGTACAAGTTTAATATGTTAGTTTCAtctttattacatatttatatctttatttcttttctttccttcagcCCTCCAAGAAAAAGCTTCAACCTGCCACCAAGAAACAGAACTATGAAATccaggttagtgtgtgtgtctgtctgtctgtctgtgtgtgtgtgtgtgtgtgtgtgtgtgtgtgtgtgtgtgtgtgtctgataagGGATGAGACAGGGATGTGTGTGTTCCTAGTTATCTGTGTGTTCCCTCCCTTTTTAGAGGAACctgccctttttttaaaaaaagtctatttatattttagtcttttttttatcatttgtcGTTAATAGTTTCATAACCCTGAGAAGCCTCCATTTTGTCTCCTCACGtcatgtttcatatattttgtgttttctttgtatttattgatatttttaagtcttttatcATCTCATGTGTTCCAGTCCTCTTGTTTATATTAGATAATTTAgatttaaatcagatttttaagaGAATAATCTTAATTTTAAAAGGTTGACATGAACAGGAGAGTTTAAATAAGTggagagcagcagaaacaataCCTTCTTTTCaccactaggtgtcactgttGCAGCTGGATTATATGTGATAGAACAATACGCTTTAcatatctgtttgttttgttgttgtaatagattttctttatttcagtttaaggttttttatctttttaaaaaaaaatcagttcagtATAACTCCCTTTGTTTCCTAAATTATACCTCATTAGTGTGAATTAATACAATAAACTAATCTGTGCTGCAACTGTTAAATAATTAGAAAGTATAAAAACTTCACCTGCGACTATTTTGgattgtttttcaaaataaaacaccccaAAAATGATCAGATCTCCAACTCTCCAACTTctgaaatgtgaagatttgatgctttttaaaaaaaataatataaaagtaaaCTGATTAtcttcaaaaaacacaaacaaaggacaaaaaaaggcttttaaactCTTCTCAGAttggcttttgttttgttttaagacGATTAATGGGCTCAAGAATATAAATGAATCTTTAAATGAGAGAAATCTATTAAGTCTATTAAATAATAAACTTTACTTATTGATCCGACCAGTTTATAGTTTGAATAAGAAATCTAAAACCTGACCAGACTTTTCTCCTTCACTACGATCAGACGTAAGGATCTGAGGTTTTCTGTGTCTATTTTAACTCTGTATTAATCCGTGTCTCGTCTGTTTCTCGTCTCTTTTCCAGAAGTGTTGGTCGGAGGACGCAGCCAGTCCGTGCCTTCTCATAGAAACTCCTCACAAAGAGCTCGAACCTGCAGCCGACCGCTCCGGCTTCAAGCAGTACTCCTTTAAAAACCTCTTCATCAAAGCTTCCCCCATCCCTCGgctcaggtgtgtgtttgcttttacaCCTCCACCACTTCACGCCGAGCTGTGACTCCACCCGGCTCTCTATTCACAGCTCGTTAAACCACAAACATAAACGCCCTTTCAGTATAAAAGTCTTTCTGTAATCAGCTACTTCATTAAAAGCTCTTTGACTGTCATCTTTGAGCTTTTtagtatttatatattatatttgtcaCAATGGctgtaaaaatacaaattaaaatccTTTTGTACTTAAGTAATCTATTTAGAGCTGCAgctaaactttatttatttatctttctgtctagaaaatgtcagaaaacagtccAAACACTCCTAAATCAAAAATAGTCAAATACCTGTTTATAATTCAAGGCATTTATGATAAAGAAAAGCTTAAAATGGTCACACATGAGAAGCTCCAACTAACAAATATCACTTTAAAGTTGACACTCAGTTATTTGAAGGATCTAAACGGCTTCATATTTCCTGTCAGTGTGAATCACTGCAGCTCAAACATCGACTGATTTTAACtggagctgttttttcttcttcagttggGCGAGTTCAGACGACGTGTGGATCAAGATGCTGAACAAGGAGCTGAAGTACGTGCATGATAAGAGTTACCTGCAGAGACATCCCAAGCTGCAGCCCAAGATGAGATCCATCCTGCTGGACTGGCTGCTGGAGGTCAGTGAGGTCTACAGTCTGCACCGACAGACCGCCTACCTGGCCCAGGACTACTTCGACCGCTTCATGCTGACTCAGCACAACGTCAACAAGGACTGTCTGCAGCTGGTCGGCATCACCGCGCTCTTCATCGCCTCCAAgatagaggtgtgtgtgtgtgtgtgtgtgtgtgtgtgtgtgttccttctctctttccttcctctcttttctcccttccttttttccttccttctctctttctttcctccccccttcctttctccctccctcctaccttccttctttcctttcctcccttcatttccttcctttcttccttcctcatatccttcctacctccctcccttccttgactcaaggacaacaggagggttaatctatTAGAACTTAGATTTTAGCAGAAACTAACACTTCATTAGACTAGtttaagaataaatacagacatgtttgatcaaaagtaaaaaaacatctggtgataataataatattatattatttatacttTCATTCATTATACTTTATTTACAATGACAGGAAACATCTACACTCCTGGTGTTTTATAAtgaggcttttattttttattacctttttgTCTCTTAAGATATAATAAAACTCTattaaaatatcttgttttataATGTTCTGAGCTCATGAGACGCATCATGTGACTCTGACTGAAGAATAAATCCAGTTTACATGTTTGATGCTTGAGGCTCAAACTGGAGTAAAAACATCTggtgctaataataataacctttatttaattatacttCACTTACAATAACAGGGAagggaaatataaaataaaaacataacataaactAGTAGTAGTAGATATGAGGAAACCTTTATTTAGTGAATAATATTATTTGTTAACTTTAATAAACATCTAAATATCTTCCTCATGTCTCTGTGAGCTTTTACATCCATGTGGAAACTTTATAGATCCTGTTTTATCCTTAAAGAGCAACCAACTAAAAGTAATGTCATGTCCAACAACTCtgatgtcaaacatgaggcccgtgggccagaagcgACCTGCAGAGGAGTCTAATCTcgcccaccttccttccttccttcctccctctcttccttccttcctccctctcttccttcctttcttccatctttccttcatgactttctttccccttccttccttcctccctccctccctccctctcttccttcttttgtctttcctcttcattccttcctcccttcctgtcttctttccttccagctttTTATTGCTCTGTCTCACATCAGATCAGATGAGTTTGTTTGTGgctctttaattattttgagaGTCGTATAAAGAGTTAAAATCatctctattattattatcattattattattatagatcaGAGGTTTTAAAGTCTGTTAGTTAAGTTTCTATCAATAACATTCACACAGCAGCCAAACAATGAAAGTGTGATGTATTGATATTTAACAGTGAGtttgtttctttagtttaaatcttttcttctttttcttcttcaggagATTTATCCTCCTAAAATCAACGAGTTTGCCTACGTGACAGATGGAGCCTGTGACATGTGGGACATTCAGAGCACAGAGCTGCTCTTACTCAAGGTCTGACTCTAATGATATAattgatattttattaataaaataactcAGTAAATTATTTTATAGCCTTACAGAAAAACACTGCAACAATCCTTCATCTCtgttaaaagtgtattttgaaagaagaagaaaatatgaacattCTGCATTAAACTTAAATTTTTAATATGAAACTTTCTGGAAAACTTGACAAACTGAATAATGTGGATGTTTTGAgctgattgtttttcttttaattattctGGCAGACAAACAatgacatttatatttacaaaaaagaaatcaagaaaattaaactgaaatttcacatttttaaacatgaaatttgtaaataaaataaaaatatgaataatgttAAATTTATATGTAAACAGTGTCTAAAGAGGagagtttgttttaattatgaactttaaatgatgaatgagCTGTTTCCTGTATGttaacctcctcctcttcctcctgcaggCGTTGGACTGGAACTTGTGTCCAGAGACTCCGATCTCGTGGCTGAAGCTTTACGCTCAGGTCGAAGCTCAGACGGACGGAGAGAACTTCCTGGTTCCTCAGTTCAGCCA is a window from the Scomber japonicus isolate fScoJap1 chromosome 10, fScoJap1.pri, whole genome shotgun sequence genome containing:
- the ccne2 gene encoding G1/S-specific cyclin-E2 — translated: MSRRSDRITLQVRDSNTPEPTVRAALRKRKTEPSKKKLQPATKKQNYEIQKCWSEDAASPCLLIETPHKELEPAADRSGFKQYSFKNLFIKASPIPRLSWASSDDVWIKMLNKELKYVHDKSYLQRHPKLQPKMRSILLDWLLEVSEVYSLHRQTAYLAQDYFDRFMLTQHNVNKDCLQLVGITALFIASKIEEIYPPKINEFAYVTDGACDMWDIQSTELLLLKALDWNLCPETPISWLKLYAQVEAQTDGENFLVPQFSQETYIQITQLLDVCMMDIDSLDYDYSVLAAAAFCHFSSFDVVHKVSGLTWESVSPCVRWMTPFMDALRSEPKPQLKTFNKVKSDDRHNIQTHVAYLDLLRKAHERRMDSSDLQLSPAAVSSAILTPPNSTEKPANP